In Marasmius oreades isolate 03SP1 chromosome 1, whole genome shotgun sequence, one DNA window encodes the following:
- a CDS encoding uncharacterized protein (BUSCO:EOG092634B5) produces MRRWTATRRFCTNNFRQYRKETLHYAQKHCEDCSPPPSQTRNHVERGRTYTTAAAQIASYDSPRSTQHHPLPARPKIQHLQSSPLPPKPPPKSSHRDTDIRNPVINLQPQLQQIRSNLYTLLGSAHPSLNDLLHSTNYFPLTNQRKMLRVLIVLLWAKAVNGKSVGWEAKLRESNSRGGEALTCAGVLNDPNPNTPDHRESFEQIFPLRTPHSISPHSEEYLAGENGVILPTQLRLAQIIEMIHTAGSLHDMVTSTGSPSLPSSTNRNANSDASFYNKLAILGGDFLLGRASHALSRLGDAEVVELIASVISNRVEGEMWGMEKLTSKAFSALQPSWVLYMRKIYLSTACLFAKGARASAVLAGCKEGQKEALWREAAYTFGRHFGIASELSEDIARFESSNFSPSPCISAPILFTWETHPDVVTPMIQRGLTGEGDLEAVGPASLVAVGLDLGLYFHAD; encoded by the exons ATGCGACGATGGACCGCGACGCGTCGTTTTTGCACCAACAACTTCCGACAGTATCGAAAGGAAACACTGCATTACGCTCAAAAACACTGCGAAGACTGCTCTCCACCCCCTTCTCAAACTAGAAACCATGTTGAACGTGGCAGGACATACACCACCGCTGCTGCTCAAATCGCATCTTATGATTCCCCTCGATCAACCCAGCATCATCCCCTTCCGGCTCGTCCCAAGATACAGCATTTACAGTCTTCTCCGCTACCACCCAAACCACCCCCAAAATCTTCACATAGAGATACAGATATACGGAATCCAGTCATTAATCTTCAGCCCCAACTCCAACAAATACGTTCTAATCTTTATACGCTACTGGGATCGGCGCATCCTTCACTCAATGACCTTCTTCACTCGACGAACTATTTCCCTCTCACCAACCAAAGGAAAATGTTACGAGTGCTTATAGTACTCTTGTGGGCGAAGGCGGTGAACGGGAAGAGTGTAGGCTGGGAGGCAAAACTCAGAGAGAGCAATTCACGAGGAGGAGAAGCGTTGACTTGTGCTGGCGTATTGAACGACCCCAACCCGAATACACCAGACCACAGGGAAAGCTTTGAACAGATCTTCCCACTGAGAACGCCCCACTCGATATCCCCACACTCTGAAGAATACTTGGCAGGCGAGAACGGAGTTATTCTCCCCACCCAATTGCGTCTAGCGCAGATAATTGAGATGATTCACACTGCTGGGAGTTTGCATGATATGGTCACCTCCACGGGTTCCCCGTCCCTCCCTTCGTCTACCAATAGAAATGCCAACTCAGACGCGTCTTTTTACAACAAACTCGCCATTCTTGGTGGTGACTTTCTTCTTGGTCGCGCTTCGCACGCTTTATCTCGCCTAGGTGACGCAGAGGTTGTGGAACTTATCGCGAGCGTGATATCTAACCGGGTAGAAGGTGAAATGTGGGGGATGGAAAAGCTTACTAGTAAAGCTTTTTCTGCTCTTCAGCCTTCGTGGGTTTTGTACATGAGAAAGATATATTTGTCCACGGCTTGTCTGTTTGCCAAGGGAGCACGAGCTTCAGCGGTGTTGGCGGGGTGCAAAGAGGGGCAAAAGGAAGCGTTATGGAGAGAGGCGGCTTATACGTTTGGTCGTCATTTCGGGATTGCTAGTGAG CTCTCCGAAGATATCGCTCGCTTCGAGTCCTCAAATTTCTCGCCTTCACCTTGCATCTCTGCACCTATTCTTTTTACCTGGGAGACACACCCCGACGTTGTTACACCGATGATACAGAGGGGATTAACCGGTGAAGGGGACCTTGAGGCAGTAGGTCCCGCTTCCCTAGTCGCCGTCGGGTTGGACTTAGGTTTATATTTCCATGCAGATTAA
- a CDS encoding uncharacterized protein (BUSCO:EOG092600X0) has translation MNSPQVSSPVLQSFSPTSRSRSSTKLADDITSLTSFNPFSEEDENDQSSYTLVTSLFSRVKNTFSAPLTSAVAAASNSTTSNPNTNNNNVTTTNEPKRPPFTAQTQSSSSRHSAGERPNSLSTVNAPNPAPPLVSLTPVHSEVPTYSVEYERSPSRNGMFYSESPPDGGNFGNTIPGFPIPDDARSIKTSTGSLHRSGSVSKVIRRIRGEGLSRDYWMDDDNCKECYDCKSVFTTWRRKHHCRICGQIFCSRCASNIIKGSRFGHEGMVRVCNLCVEKLAKVDDDDDDDHRSVISSVNFPAHQFGPDFLNLGHHSQSPFAASQLFGRDEPFNLYSIAETKRPISGSDDSGFSRPHTPFNFFQDRHEPVWEREADNPAPFRRALSDDEKDIANLPSTFADDSPTGPGSKTPIDFPIMKPANGDGMSSIQFPTGSPEHGPDSAWPSELRSRFNSYADFEAATPFIRSRVQSRLDNIISGEPGWRTRRESTAYAQELNLTSMLHLKVMLRQMLSSENIPNVQEWEDTLLRLALRIARELTFTSLPHRQGEDMDVRRYVKIKKVPGGTPQDSEYVDGAVITKNVAHKQMSRDQKNPRVMLVTFPLEFFRVEGQYMHFGQIVRQEKEYLGNLAARIAALRPHVILVEKSVSRIALESLLNCHIAVARTVRPSAIQLIARMTQADVFSSMDKLALEPRLGHCARFRVQTFDHPLILGRRKTFMRFEGCSRDMGCTIILRGENIETLRRIKKVTRFLTFIVRNLKLETHLWKDSVITLPSFNADAIPATPGRLSVSTAFSGVPTYPSSLSTPSLMTAYSEIPPPAVIALRAQSIASDEIAEDDLPDEEAQFLKLSRRINQSLEPYLRTFISVSATLRFPPPYPIRRMKELDEELIAAKRAWEDEIVNREERSSKHTRDETITTASQLTITVEQPECDPQMAGVGVEDNCDIKAQIEALPEITFPSSLSLPPTPYRTEEGNSYFSITNDSSSTVTTPQAYGTPGIRSLDEPLHLKTIEDISGESNYGLVKWKHEEFRRIWEWYLRKSADDFIVEKYQCLSVLGYTVPIAGFGEHRACFPPRLNYFTFYGENDCTLGQYIEKSVADTLTEFLDPKAICTGKGCDQPLARHCKVYVHGETRLFVAIEQWDGQIIGRAFAFPAPDMITTWSACRVCGSATPFIPVSEEMQRYSFAKFLELHFYPADVKLVQGAGCQHNIYQHHVRYFAFKGMTVRFQTDPIVLHEVVYPPFRIHIRPEVQLEMKNHDYRRLRDRNLQWYSGLVDDLKLISIDAATGDEKHDAALLSSINALIIRAEAERADVDKLINQVYKESAPTDTLVLNKVRSYRQDKIVGWQQDFDKLPKPKLLQNADRNSKRASTFGSVRAMWPRRYDFPSDQSHLPSSSVSEAEEGPFNMRRVTGESFISSASDASEPEPDTEVKRPDPEPITEKPPTESPEEIRRPHDGSGSEPPSEKESKSEGDSDSTIEAIQGVVTQEGPSQKVVRASRLPRRTANQTTVAELVKKYQDFLPAQGVQELAKTAFPPHLLMSESDQEYSSPLQHRHASRTKGRHHRAVVQRGSTSDFEQGYAASIAPRYLTNSRRSVGQAANNNRIVAPSSRIATENSRGSSRRPSPEKKPFGGKGKEKRPSRPPSPPNLKLTASNPVPKTPKVRLASRQGDRTPARPPVTPGSKSAFRRPPASAGGKVSNIAKHFERLGRDAERSRSRYNVIRGRRARPVGSAKAVVEILDSVKDAIMDESESSDSSSEADDEGGDDERKTVPELVNETKSSEVAGPSEPAAAEDTVEHPPELLKSHQEPGAIVVPSETIDAPSVPLPRLPLPPSPFLGPSKPEQSDADIPTGTERHSILRALSGFWLQPLPNSRNTLESDDLMIDPEHIFRDSSMVVRTDEPTSIIALALNSPQYREMLARSRAEKRTAREARLAEGEAFMPDDRSVAESTSTWGVVNVDPAEAANPTEDLKVPSSKLPWAITFESGGLTISCTVLYPEQFDALRRTYNCERSMIESLSRCVKWNTSGGKSGSAFLKTGDDRFIAKELSKPELQTMETFAPAYFDYMSSSVSSSRPTLLAKVFGCYKLTFRKAENEHGPGRAKSTQMNLLVMENLFYDRRFSKIYDLKGSTRNRHVQSTGRENEVLLDENLVQTAHLTPFYLREHSKRILRGALYNDSKFLADINVMDYSLVCGVDSQNNELVVGIVDFIRTYTWDKKLESWVKESAFMGGSRGEPTIISPKQYRQRFISAMERYFPLVPDRWMKQKDTPEEDPNSLAELWPDW, from the exons ATGAACTCGCCCCAGGTCTCTTCTCCAGTTCTTCAATCTTTTTCTCCAACATCCAGGTCGAGGAGCAGCACCAAACTGGCGGATGATATCACTTCCTTGACCTCATTCAACCCGTTctcagaagaggatgagaacGACCAGTCCTCATATACTCTCGTTACTTCTCTCTTTTCAAGGGTGAAGAACACCTTTTCTGCGCCTCTAACATCAGCAGTTGCAGCAGCGTCCAACAGTACCACATCCAATCCGAATACCAATAACAACAATGTGACGACAACGAACGAACCTAAGAGACCGCCTTTCACAGCACAGACACAGTCCAGCTCGTCTAGGCATTCGGCTGGCGAACGACCGAACTCATTGTCAACCGTCAACGCTCCGAATCCGGCGCCACCGCTGGTTTCTCTGACACCTGTGCATTCTGAAGTACCAACTTACAGCGTCGAATACGAAAGGTCACCTTCTCGTAATGGGATGTTTTATTCAGAGTCGCCACCAGATGGTGGAAACTTTGGGAATACAATACCAGGTTTCCCGATTCCGGATGATGCTAGGAGCATCAAGACGAGTACCGGAAGTCTACATCGATCAGGATCCGTGTCGAAAGTGATTAGAAGGATACGCGGCGAAG GCCTTTCTCGCGACTACTGGATGGATGACGATAACTGTAAAGAATGTTACGATTGTAAAAGTGTTTTCACGACTTGGAGACGAAAGCATCATTGTCGTATATGCG GACAAATATTCTGTTCACGTTGCGCATCGAATATCATCAAGGGCTCTCGCTTTGGGCACGAAGGGATGGTACGCGTTTGTAATCTATGTGTCGAGAAACTTGCGAAAgtggacgacgacgacgacgacgaccacCGTTCGGTTATCTCCTCAGTCAATTTCCCAGCCCATCAGTTTGGTCCAGATTTTTTAAACCTCGGACATCATTCACAATCTCCATTTGCCGCTTCCCAGCTTTTTGGTCGAGATGAGCCCTTCAATCTCTACTCCATCGCGGAAACCAAACGGCCAATATCTGGTTCTGATGACAGCGGATTTTCCAGACCTCACACTCCATTCAACTTTTTCCAAGACCGACACGAACCCGTTTGGGAACGTGAAGCCGACAATCCTGCACCTTTCCGCAGAGCTCTGTCTGACGACGAGAAGGATATCGCAAACCTTCCTAGCACGTTCGCCGATGATTCTCCCACTGGCCCTGGTTCTAAAACACCCATTGATTTCCCTATTATGAAACCTGCTAATGGAGATGGAATGAGTTCTATCCAGTTCCCTACGGGGTCACCTGAACATGGGCCAGATAGCGCATGGCCGAGTGAGCTCAGGTCGCGTTTCAACTCTTACGCGGATTTCGAAGCTGCCACACCATTCATACGAAGTCGCGTTCAAAGTAGACTGGACAACATCATATCAGGCGAACCGGGATGGCGGACCCGCCGAGAGAGTACTGC TTACGCTCAAGAGTTGAATCTCACGTCTATGCTTCATCTGAAGGTCATGTTGAGACAGATGTTGAGTAGTGAAAATATCCCCAACGTGCAGGAATGGGAGGATACTCTGCTTAGGCTCGCTCTTCGCATCGCACGAGAACTAACTTTCACTTCACTCCCTCATCGGCAAGGAGAGGACATGGATGTTCGCCGCTACGTGAAGATCAAGAAGGTTCCTGGAGGCACACCTCAGGATTCTGAATACGTTGATGGAGCCGTTATCACAAAGAACGTCGCGCACAAGCAGATGTCCCGGGACCAAAAAAATCCTCGCGTAATGCTTGTGACTTTCCCCCTCGAATTTTTCAGAGTCGAAGGGCAGTATATGCACTTTGGCCAGATCGTTCGACAGGAGAAAGAGTATTTGGGCAATTTGGCCGCGCGAATAGCTGCACTAAGACCTCATGTCATCTTAGTGGAGAAGTCGGTGTCGAGGATTGCTTTGGAATCGTTATTGAACTGTCATATTGCTGTTGCTCGGACAGTAAGGCCTTCGGCTATTCAGTTAATTGCTAGGATGACTCAGGCAGATGTTTTCTCGTCAATGGACAAACTGGCCCTAGAACCACGACTGGGACACTGTGCGCGGTTCCGTGTGCAGACGTTCGATCATCCCCTCATCCTAGGTCGACGAAAGACTTTCATGAGGTTCGAAGGCTGCAGCCGTGATATGGGTTGTACTATCATTCTCCGAGGCGAGAATATTGAAACGTTACGCAGGATCAAGAAGGTTACCCGCTTTTTGACTTTCATAGTCAGGAATCTGAAGTTGGAGACGCATTTATGGAAAGATTCTGTGATCACATTACCTTCATTCAATGCCGATGCCATCCCTGCCACTCCAGGCCGACTCTCTGTCTCCACTGCTTTCAGTGGTGTCCCTACATATCCGTCGAGTCTTTCGACTCCATCTCTCATGACTGCTTATTCGGAAATCCCTCCTCCGGCAGTGATAGCCCTCCGCGCTCAGTCgatagcttctgatgagaTCGCTGAGGATGATTTGCCAGACGAAGAAGCGCAATTCTTGAAGCTTTCTAGACGTATAAATCAGTCGCTGGAGCCTTATCTCCGTACTTTTATATCCGTATCAGCGACTTTACGCTTCCCACCTCCTTATCCCATCAGGCGAATGAAAGAGTTGGACGAAGAACTGATTGCTGCAAAGCGGGCATGGGAGGACGAGATTGTCAATCGAGAGGAGCGGTCGTCAAAGCATACCCGCGACGAAACGATAACTACTGCATCGCAGCTGACGATAACGGTAGAACAACCAGAGTGTGATCCGCAGATGgctggtgttggtgttgagGATAATTGCGATATCAAGGCACAGATTGAGGCTCTTCCTGAGATCACCTTTCCGAGTTCTCTTTCCCTACCACCCACTCCTTACAGAACGGAGGAGGGGAATAGTTATTTCTCGATCACGAACGATTCCTCGAGCACAGTAACAACTCCTCAAGCTTACGGGACGCCTGGCATCAGGAGCTTGGACGAACCACTTCATCTCAAGACAATAGAAGATATCTCAGGGGAGAGTAATTACGGGCTCGTCAAATGGAAGCATGAGGAATTTAGGCGAATCTGGGAATGGTACCTTCGAAAAAGCGCTGATGATTTCATTGTGGAGAAATACCAATGCCTCAGCGTATTGGGGTATACAGTCCCCATAGCTGGGTTTGGGGAACATCGAGCCTGCTTCCCTCCCCGTCTGAACTATTTTACCTTCTATGGGGAGAATGATTGCACGTTGGGACAATATATCGAGAAATCTGTCGCGGACACACTTACCGAATTCCTTGATCCCAAAGCCATCTGTACCGGAAAAGGTTGCGACCAGCCGCTTGCCCGTCATTGTAAAGTCTATGTTCATGGCGAGACTAGGTTGTTCGTCGCCATTGAACAGTGGGACGGTCAAATCATTGGACGGGCATTTGCTTTTCCTGCTCCAGATATGATCACGACCTGGAGTGCGTGTCGTGTGTGTGGATCCGCAACACCGTTCATACCTGTTTCCGAAGAGATGCAGAGGTACTCGTTTGCTAAGTTCTTGGAGCTTCATTTCTATCCTGCGGATGTTAAGCTGGTTCAAGGTGCTGGCTGCCAGCATAATATCTACCAGCACCACGTTCGATACTTTGCTTTCAAGGGTATGACAGTCCGTTTCCAGACAGATCCTATCGTTTTACACGAGGTGGTGTATCCTCCATTTCGAATTCATATCCGTCCCGAGGTGCAGTTGGAAATGAAGAACCATGATTATCGACGGCTCCGGGATCGTAATCTTCAGTGGTACAGTGGATTAGTTGATGATCTTAAGCTGATCAGTATCGACGCTGCTACTGGGGACGAGAAGCACGACGCTGCGTTGTTGTCCTCAATTAATGCTTTGATCATTCGAGCCGAAGCGGAACGAGCGGATGTTGACAAGCTCATCAATCAGGTATACAAAGAATCGGCACCCACAGACACACTGGTCCTGAACAAGGTTAGATCTTACCGGCAGGACAAGATCGTAGGCTGGCAGCAGGACTTTGACAAACTCCCTAAACCCAAACTCCTTCAGAACGCTGATCGAAACAGTAAACGAGCGTCCACTTTCGGATCCGTGCGGGCAATGTGGCCAAGGAGATACGATTTTCCGTCCGACCAGTCTCATCTTCCGTCATCTAGCGTTtctgaagctgaagaaggGCCCTTCAACATGCGGAGAGTCACCGGAGAATCTTTCATATCGTCGGCATCCGATGCATCCGAACCGGAGCCGGATACGGAGGTTAAGCGCCCAGATCCCGAGCCCATAACCGAGAAACCACCGACCGAATCCCCCGAAGAGATCCGACGGCCTCACGATGGATCAGGATCGGAACCTCCCTCCGAGAAGGAATCAAAGTCAGAGGGAGACTCTGATTCCACGATTGAAGCAATCCAAGGCGTAGTGACCCAAGAAGGTCCCTCCCAGAAG GTTGTCCGTGCGTCCAGACTTCCACGCCGTACCGCAAATCAGACTACCGTGGCTGAGCTCGTGAAAAAGTATCAAGATTTTCTTCCAGCACAAGGTGTTCAGGAGCTAGCAAAGACCGCTTTCCCCCCGCATCTCCTTATGTCTGAGAGTGACCAAGAGTATTCGTCTCCCTTACAACACCGCCACGCTTCCAGAACTAAAGGCAGACACCATCGTGCTGTCGTACAGAGAGGGTCAACTTCAGACTTCGAGCAAGGCTATGCGGCGAGTATTGCACCACGTTACTTGACGAATTCCCGCCGTTCCGTCGGACAAGCAGCTAATAACAACCGGATAGTAGCACCCTCCTCGCGAATTGCAACTGAAAACTCCCGCGGATCCTCTCGGCGACCATCTCCAGAAAAGAAACCTTTTGGCGgtaaaggaaaagaaaaacgaCCGAGTCGACCACCTTCTCCACCCAATCTCAAGCTCACGGCATCGAATCCGGTACCCAAGACTCCGAAGGTGCGACTTGCCTCCCGACAGGGGGATAGGACACCAGCTCGACCTCCCGTTACCCCAGGATCTAAATCTGCTTTTCGACGTCCCCCTGCTAGTGCGGGAGGAAAGGTATCAAACATCGCTAAGCATTTTGAGCGTTTGGGTCGCGATGCTGAGCGGTCGAGGAGCCGGTACAACGTCATTAGAGGACGACGTGCACGACCTGTGGGCTCTGCCAAAGCCGTGGTTGAGATCCTCGACAGTGTCAAAGATGCCATAATGGACGAGAGCGAGTCATCAGACTCTTCAAGTGAAGCTGATGATGAAGGTGGGGATGACGAACGCAAGACAGTTCCAGAGTTAGTGAACGAGACGAAGAGTAGTGAAGTCGCTGGACCTTCTGAACCTGCTGCAGCTGAAGATACAGTAGAACATCCACCAGAGCTTTTAAAGTCTCACCAAGAGCCTGGAGCGATCGTTGTTCCTTCTGAGACTATTGACGCTCCGTCTGTACCTCTTCCGCGTTTGCCATTGCCCCCCTCCCCATTTTTGGGACCTTCGAAACCCGAACAATCTGATGCGGACATTCCTACAGGTACGGAACGTCACTCGATATTGAGAGCATTATCCGGTTTTTGGTTACAGCCACTCCCTAATTCTCGCAACACACTTGAGAGTGACGACCTGATGATTGACCCAGAGCACATTTTCCGTGACTCTTCTATGGTGGTTCGTACCGACGAGCCTACCTCAATCATTGCTCTGGCATTGAA TTCACCCCAGTATCGTGAAATGTTGGCGAGATCTCGTGCTGAGAAACGTACAGCGCGAGAAGCACGCCTAGCAGAAGGGGAGGCATTTATGCCCGACGATCGGTCTGTCGCAGAATCGACTTCCACGTGGGGCGTGGTCAATGTAGATCCTGCTGAAGCAGCTAACCCCACCGAGGACCTGAAAGTGCCTTCGTCGAAGCTACCATGGGCTATAA CCTTCGAAAGTGGTGGCTTAACCATTAGCTGCACGGTCCTGTATCCAGAGCAGTTCGATGCACTTCGCCGAACCTATAACTGCGAGCGAAGTATGATAGAGTCACTTTCGAGGTGTGTCAAATGGAATACCAGTGGCGGAAAGTCGGGCTCTGCCTTCTTGAAGACAGGAG ATGACCGTTTCATTGCGAAAGAACTTTCGAAACCAGAATTACAAACAATGGAAACGTTTGCTCCTGCATATTTTGACTATATGTCGTCTTCAGTTTCCTCCAGT CGACCGACATTGCTTGCCAAAGTCTTTGGTTGTTACAAGCTGACATTCAGGAAGGCCGAAAACGAACACGGTCCTGGTAGAGCGAAATCGACGCAAATGAACTTGTTGGTTATGGAAAATCTCTTCTATGATCGACGATTCTCCAAG ATATACGATCTAAAAGGGTCTACCCGTAACCGGCACGTTCAATCTACAGGTAGAGAGAACGAGGTGCTGTTGGATGAAAATTTAGTTCAAA CTGCTCACCTGACGCCATTTTACCTGCGTGAACATTCGAAGCGAATACTACGGGGTGCATTGTATAACGACAGCAAGTTCCTTGCAGACATCAATGTCATGGATTATTCGTTGGTCTGCGGA GTTGACAGCCAAAACAACGAACTGGTGGTTGGCATCGTTG ACTTTATTCGAACGTATACTTGGGACAAAAAACTGGAAAGCTGGGTTAAAGAGTCTGCTTTTATGGGTGGTAGTAGAGGAGAACCTACGATCATAAGTCCAAAACAATACAGACAAAGATTTATTAGTGCGATGGAGCGTTATTTCCCTTTG GTTCCCGATCGATGGATGAAGCAAAAGGATACCCCTGAGGAGGATCCGAACAGCTTGGCGGAGCTTTGGCCAGACTGGTGA